The genomic window TATCGCCAGGGCGTCATCCGCATCATTGGTGCGGGGTACTGGCGGAAAGGAAAGAGAATCTATGAAGACGAAAACAAACTACGAGGATAAGCCTCTGGGCAAGGTTCGAGTGGTCAAGGATTTCCTTCCCAAGCCGGAGGACCTGGTCCTGAAGGATGAGCAGGTGAAGGTGACGCTGTCGCTGACGAAGTCGAGCGTGGAGTTTTTCAAGAAGGAGGCGCGGAAGCATGGGACGCGGTATCAGAAGATGATCCGCGCGCTGGTGGACCGGTA from Phycisphaerae bacterium includes these protein-coding regions:
- a CDS encoding CopG family transcriptional regulator, whose product is MKTKTNYEDKPLGKVRVVKDFLPKPEDLVLKDEQVKVTLSLTKSSVEFFKKEARKHGTRYQKMIRALVDR